In a genomic window of Niallia taxi:
- a CDS encoding glycoside hydrolase family 3 C-terminal domain-containing protein — MMFKNFKKRKKRKNEILHQVIQDKANRKVRRQELADLPESERKELIKSDKIFAKEQRQQRKEELKSLSRKERKEAKREAKIYKKIKNRPIRMACWSVVFLLLLSTGLTVGPAVASIVGNITGKNITIDTTSAEGVKARKVADIVSEEIANEGIVLLKNENNSLPLTDKKINVFGSTAFSFKYGGGGSGAADQTRAVNLFDALKNAGINYNQKLHDYYAEIPELEGITKSETGFVQVIKGMLGNDESASEPDVTDAALAQAKEYSDNAMIIVQSEAVEASDVSTDQLKLSDEMHNLIETVAENFSNVTIIVNAGNTLELGFVDEYPSIQSVLWVGTPGPFGTNSIAKVLSGEINPSGRITDTYVYDLTSSPASENFGNYQYDNLDKAYINYEEGIYVGYRFYETYYQGNEEGYRETVQYPFGSGLSYTTFDWKVVTQNLNKEAIEIKVEVKNTGKAAGKDVVQVYYSAPYRSGGIEKSAINLGAFAKTKTLKPGESEVVTIKYDTRDMASYDMVNENYILEKGSYQIKLAKNVHEIIRSLKFELPENIVYKEDADTGTEYKNRFTQSENELTVLSRNDWEGTYPSDKDDSKIASNKVIKRVQEQDFNNDLKMPTTGAKNGLELEDLKGLDYDDPKWNRFLDQLTVDQMINYVVNGAYHTRGMDELGIPNTVLMDGPAGFSFFFKKFEAGAYPTQIVIASTWNKALAYDMGEAVGKEAIAYGIHGWYAPGLNIHRTAQGGRNFEYMSEDPVLNGAIGASMSKGAQDQDVTVFMKHFVMNDQETNARSGVLVWSNEQAMREIYLRPFEMTVKEAGVTGTMSSFSYIDGKWANPELLNGILREEWGFKGVVSSDAVFNFMESQKAITSGNDLMLDITGVSKNKKRLEEAYDVHPEAVTVGLRNSMHNSLYATLKTYLFDEK; from the coding sequence ATGATGTTTAAAAATTTTAAAAAAAGAAAAAAAAGAAAAAATGAAATACTGCATCAAGTTATACAAGACAAGGCAAATCGAAAAGTAAGAAGGCAGGAACTTGCCGATTTGCCAGAGTCAGAAAGAAAAGAATTAATAAAAAGTGATAAGATTTTTGCCAAAGAGCAAAGGCAACAACGAAAAGAAGAATTAAAATCTTTAAGCCGTAAAGAAAGAAAAGAGGCGAAAAGAGAAGCGAAAATATACAAAAAAATAAAAAATAGACCAATAAGGATGGCGTGCTGGTCGGTTGTATTTCTGCTGTTGCTAAGTACGGGTTTAACTGTAGGACCAGCTGTTGCAAGCATAGTTGGGAACATAACTGGAAAAAATATTACTATTGATACAACAAGTGCGGAAGGTGTCAAAGCCAGAAAAGTTGCTGATATTGTTTCAGAAGAGATTGCTAATGAAGGAATAGTGTTATTAAAAAATGAAAATAACTCACTACCATTAACAGATAAAAAAATAAATGTATTTGGTTCTACTGCTTTTAGTTTTAAATATGGCGGAGGTGGTTCTGGTGCTGCAGATCAAACCCGTGCTGTAAACTTATTTGATGCACTCAAGAATGCTGGTATTAATTATAATCAGAAATTACATGATTATTACGCTGAAATTCCAGAATTAGAAGGGATAACAAAGTCTGAAACTGGTTTTGTGCAAGTAATCAAAGGAATGTTAGGTAATGACGAGTCAGCCAGTGAACCAGATGTAACGGATGCTGCACTTGCTCAAGCGAAAGAGTACTCTGATAATGCGATGATTATTGTTCAAAGTGAAGCTGTTGAAGCATCAGATGTAAGTACTGACCAATTAAAGTTATCAGACGAAATGCATAATTTAATTGAAACAGTGGCTGAGAACTTTAGTAATGTCACCATTATTGTTAACGCTGGTAATACATTAGAATTAGGATTCGTGGATGAATATCCAAGCATCCAATCTGTTCTTTGGGTTGGAACTCCTGGACCATTTGGAACTAATTCAATCGCAAAAGTTTTATCAGGAGAAATAAATCCTTCGGGCCGGATTACTGATACGTATGTCTATGATCTTACATCATCACCCGCTAGTGAAAATTTTGGAAACTACCAATATGATAATTTAGATAAAGCTTATATTAATTATGAAGAAGGAATTTATGTAGGATACAGATTCTACGAAACTTACTATCAGGGAAATGAAGAAGGATACAGAGAAACAGTTCAATATCCTTTTGGGTCTGGTTTAAGTTATACAACATTTGATTGGAAAGTTGTTACTCAAAATTTAAACAAGGAAGCAATTGAAATTAAAGTAGAAGTAAAAAATACAGGAAAAGCTGCAGGAAAAGATGTAGTTCAAGTATACTACTCAGCTCCTTACAGATCAGGAGGAATTGAAAAGTCAGCGATTAACTTAGGTGCATTTGCTAAAACAAAAACACTAAAACCAGGAGAATCTGAAGTAGTAACTATTAAGTACGATACAAGAGATATGGCTTCTTACGATATGGTAAATGAGAATTATATCTTAGAAAAAGGATCATACCAAATTAAACTCGCAAAGAATGTTCATGAAATTATCAGGTCACTGAAGTTTGAATTGCCTGAGAATATTGTATACAAAGAAGATGCTGATACTGGTACAGAGTACAAGAATCGGTTCACTCAATCAGAAAATGAATTAACGGTTCTATCTCGTAACGATTGGGAAGGAACATACCCATCAGATAAGGATGATTCAAAAATTGCCTCTAATAAGGTAATTAAAAGAGTTCAGGAACAGGACTTTAATAATGACCTAAAAATGCCTACAACAGGAGCAAAAAATGGGCTCGAATTGGAAGATTTAAAAGGGCTAGATTACGATGATCCGAAGTGGAACCGATTCCTAGATCAATTAACGGTCGATCAAATGATCAATTATGTAGTTAATGGAGCTTATCATACAAGGGGTATGGATGAACTAGGAATTCCAAATACAGTATTAATGGATGGACCTGCTGGATTTAGTTTCTTCTTCAAAAAATTTGAAGCTGGTGCTTATCCGACGCAAATTGTCATTGCTTCAACTTGGAATAAAGCTCTAGCATACGACATGGGGGAAGCTGTTGGAAAGGAAGCAATTGCATACGGAATTCATGGATGGTATGCTCCAGGATTGAATATTCACCGTACAGCACAAGGTGGAAGAAACTTTGAGTATATGTCAGAGGACCCTGTTTTAAACGGTGCGATTGGTGCCAGCATGTCGAAAGGTGCTCAAGACCAAGATGTCACAGTATTTATGAAACACTTTGTCATGAATGACCAAGAAACAAATGCACGTTCAGGAGTTCTAGTATGGTCAAATGAACAAGCAATGCGTGAAATTTACCTACGTCCTTTCGAAATGACTGTAAAAGAAGCTGGAGTAACTGGTACAATGTCTAGTTTCTCTTATATTGATGGAAAATGGGCAAATCCAGAATTATTAAATGGAATTTTAAGAGAGGAGTGGGGATTTAAAGGTGTAGTATCTTCAGATGCGGTGTTTAATTTTATGGAATCACAAAAAGCAATTACATCTG
- a CDS encoding GH39 family glycosyl hydrolase: MYQEQIQYQADLPVKIFTQTVDSFPYHWHEDSEILLVLEGELEIRIDQKKYTLSSGDIFLVNANELHFTNSLTGYENTQVLVLQMENKYLIEHGIDMEKRRFYINSREESNTDKLDEIKYILAKMMELIINKRSYYNLKVKKLVLELVVNLIEYFEIPPITDLKQLDSDQRLLEILKYMNNNCMKTSLSLRDIAEKFALNPHYLSRYFKVKVGVSMKKKLDSMRLNKSLMALRMTNETVTEIALKFGFPDSKAYYRVFKEVLGTTPSEFRNLYKLESGDFISKDEYLGINSSESLANLFKYLEWKGKQQEILKKQNQVVYLDLFQVQKPINHTFTNLLTFGYAPLALRSDFKSQLNQIQQEINFKYVRFHGIFADQLHVYNENPDKSLFFNFNNLDIILDTLYGAKLKPFIEIGFMPKDLATTEDTIFLWDAYISPPKQMSHWKALLEAFFKHIINRYGLNEVRTWYFEFWNEPEVPYFWKGSREEFLTLYAETFKTIKSIDSEIKVGGFSSINFNNYQSLIDDFNVLAKKENIDLDFFTFHVYNLTRKHNVQVEAKRKSLVIESVTQFKSIMLGDEHNLTKSIDSIIEISSGLHKNFKDIWITEWNSNSDSKDLLHDTCYTAAFITKNAIENFEKVKGMGYWTFTDLFEEFKQQKHLFHGGFGLMTYNGIKKAGYHAFYFLSKLGNELIEKRENMIITKRGSDYQILIFNYSHPNYLYRNFDYSQLSLTNRYTVFNDERVLSFKVNLNGLHGKYRMKKQYVNRFEGSAYDVWANIGAPLDIDEEITRYLKGKAEPGIHVENIFVDQDYAFTSELQPHEIQLIEIKKYY, encoded by the coding sequence ATGTATCAAGAACAAATACAGTACCAGGCTGACTTGCCTGTTAAAATATTCACGCAAACTGTAGACAGCTTTCCATATCATTGGCATGAGGATTCGGAAATTTTACTTGTTCTGGAAGGAGAGTTAGAAATACGAATTGATCAAAAGAAATACACCTTATCCTCTGGTGATATTTTTTTAGTTAATGCAAACGAACTTCATTTCACTAATTCGCTTACTGGGTATGAAAATACTCAGGTTTTAGTACTTCAAATGGAGAATAAGTACTTAATAGAACATGGTATAGATATGGAGAAAAGGCGTTTTTATATAAATTCTAGAGAAGAAAGTAATACAGACAAATTGGATGAAATTAAATATATCCTTGCTAAAATGATGGAATTAATAATAAACAAAAGAAGTTACTATAACCTAAAAGTAAAGAAGTTGGTTTTAGAACTTGTAGTAAATCTTATTGAATACTTTGAAATACCACCCATAACAGACTTAAAACAATTAGATAGTGATCAGAGATTATTAGAAATATTAAAGTACATGAATAATAACTGTATGAAAACAAGCTTGAGTTTAAGGGATATTGCAGAGAAATTTGCTTTAAACCCCCATTATCTTTCTCGATATTTTAAGGTGAAAGTAGGGGTTTCAATGAAAAAGAAGTTAGATAGTATGCGATTAAATAAGTCGTTAATGGCTTTGCGAATGACAAATGAAACAGTGACTGAAATTGCATTAAAGTTTGGATTTCCTGATAGCAAAGCATATTATAGGGTTTTCAAGGAAGTATTAGGAACTACTCCTAGCGAATTTCGAAATTTATATAAATTAGAATCAGGAGATTTTATTTCGAAAGATGAGTATCTCGGTATAAATAGCAGTGAATCTCTAGCCAATTTATTTAAGTATCTCGAATGGAAAGGCAAGCAACAAGAAATACTAAAAAAACAGAATCAAGTTGTATATTTAGATTTGTTTCAAGTTCAAAAACCAATAAATCACACATTTACAAATTTGTTGACCTTCGGTTATGCGCCACTGGCTTTAAGAAGTGATTTTAAGTCTCAATTAAATCAAATCCAACAAGAAATAAATTTTAAGTATGTCCGTTTTCATGGTATTTTTGCTGACCAGTTACATGTGTACAATGAAAATCCAGACAAATCCTTGTTTTTTAATTTTAATAATTTAGATATTATATTAGATACCTTGTATGGTGCAAAACTAAAACCTTTTATTGAAATAGGATTTATGCCGAAGGATTTAGCAACAACAGAAGATACTATTTTCTTGTGGGATGCATATATTTCACCACCAAAACAGATGAGTCATTGGAAAGCATTATTAGAGGCATTTTTTAAGCATATCATTAATCGTTATGGACTTAATGAGGTTAGAACATGGTATTTTGAATTTTGGAATGAGCCAGAGGTTCCTTACTTTTGGAAAGGGTCAAGGGAAGAGTTCTTGACATTATATGCTGAGACGTTTAAAACAATTAAATCCATTGATTCGGAAATAAAGGTAGGGGGATTTAGTAGTATTAATTTCAATAACTATCAATCCTTGATAGACGATTTTAATGTTCTTGCGAAAAAAGAGAATATAGATTTAGATTTCTTTACTTTTCATGTTTATAATCTTACTAGGAAACATAACGTTCAAGTGGAGGCTAAAAGGAAATCACTTGTTATAGAAAGTGTTACACAATTTAAAAGTATAATGCTTGGTGATGAACATAACCTTACAAAAAGTATTGATTCTATTATCGAAATTAGTAGTGGATTGCATAAAAATTTTAAGGACATCTGGATTACCGAATGGAACAGTAATAGTGATAGCAAAGACCTACTTCACGATACATGTTATACGGCTGCCTTTATTACCAAAAATGCTATTGAAAACTTTGAAAAAGTAAAAGGAATGGGGTATTGGACATTCACTGATTTATTCGAAGAGTTTAAGCAACAAAAGCACTTATTTCATGGTGGCTTTGGTCTCATGACCTATAACGGTATAAAGAAAGCTGGATATCATGCTTTTTATTTCTTAAGCAAACTTGGAAATGAGCTAATTGAAAAAAGAGAAAATATGATAATTACAAAACGAGGATCAGATTATCAAATATTAATATTTAATTACAGCCACCCTAACTATCTGTATCGTAACTTTGATTATTCACAATTATCATTGACAAATCGCTATACTGTTTTTAATGACGAAAGAGTGCTTTCATTTAAAGTCAATTTGAATGGACTTCATGGAAAATACCGCATGAAAAAACAATACGTTAATCGATTTGAAGGTTCGGCTTATGATGTATGGGCTAATATTGGAGCTCCATTGGACATAGATGAAGAGATAACTCGTTATTTAAAGGGAAAAGCAGAACCTGGAATCCATGTGGAGAATATTTTTGTTGATCAGGATTATGCTTTTACGTCGGAGCTACAGCCTCATGAGATTCAATTAATTGAGATAAAAAAATATTATTAA